A part of Phaenicophaeus curvirostris isolate KB17595 chromosome 29, BPBGC_Pcur_1.0, whole genome shotgun sequence genomic DNA contains:
- the CDC42SE1 gene encoding CDC42 small effector protein 1, which translates to MSDFWHKLGCCVVEKPQPKKRRRRIDRSMIGEPMNFVHLTHIGSGDMAAGEGLPMTGAVQEMRSKGGRERQWSNSRVL; encoded by the exons ATGAGCGACTTCTGGCACAAGCTGGGCTGCTGCGTGGTGGAGAAGCCGCAGCCG aagaagaggaggagacgGATTGATCGCTCCATGATCGGGGAACCCATGAACTTCGTCCACCTGACGCACATCGGCTCTGGTGACATGGCCGCCGGTGAAGGGCTCCCCATG ACCGGTGCCGTCCAGGAGATGAGGTCCAAGGGTGGACGGGAGCGACAGTGGAGCAACTCCCGAGTTTTGTAG
- the PRUNE1 gene encoding exopolyphosphatase PRUNE1 produces MERFLQGNRAALQEHVRNHREVHVVMGNEACDLDSTVSALAMAYFLAQSSPAPKAAFIPVLNIPRADFALRTETTFLLREQGIPTTSLVFRDEIDLGELHSTGLLSLTLVDHHVLPGADAALEDAVVEILDHRPLERDHPGCRVTVEPVGSCATLVTERIAQGPPGVLDRLTAALLHGTILLDCVNLSPAAGKATPRDVACVSLLEARFPELLARDTVFEALQAAKFDVSGLTTEQMLRKDLKALAGDELLLAISSIYVDMEAFLHRPGLLQDLDAFCQARGYAGLVAMTISFNEHNEPSRQLAVYSRSETLRSTICRALEEATTPSLLLQPLPSPWACVGAYAQGNALASRKKVLPILRAALGGAGAAGGPDEEAIPPPTPVNSLVEESPLAQPVPPLCPQEVLERVSRIAAEQPPASSE; encoded by the exons ATGGAGCGGTTCTTGCAGGGGAACCGGGCGGCTCTGCAG GAACACGTCCGGAATCACCGGGAGGTCCACGTGGTGATGGGCAACGAGGCCTGCGACCTGGACTCCACCGTCTCGGCACTAGCCATGGCTTATTTCCTGGCACAG AGCTCCCCGGCTCCCAAAGCCGCCTTCATCCCGGTGCTCAACATCCCTCGGGCTGACTTCGCCCTGCGGACGGAGACGACGTTTCTGCTGCGGGAACAGGGcatccccaccacctccctcgTCTTCCGGGACGAGATCGACCTCGGCGAGCTGCACAGCACCGGGCTGCTGTCCCTCACGCTGGTCGATCACCACGTCCTGCCCGG CGCCGATGCCGCCCTGGAAGACGCCGTGGTGGAGATCCTCGATCACCGGCCCTTGGAACGGGATCACCCCGGGTGCCGAGTGACGGTGGAGCCAGTGGGTTCCTGTGCCACCCTGGTGACCGAGCGGATCGCCCAGGGCCCCCCGGGCGTGCTGGACAGACTGACGGCCGCCCTGCTGCACG GCACCATCCTGCTGGACTGCGTCAACCTGAGCCCAGCAGCCGGCAAAGCAACACCACGGGACGTGGCGTGCGTCTCCCTGCTCGAGGCGAGGTTCCCTGAGCTGCTGGCCCGCGACACTGTCTTTGAGGCCTTGCAAGCAGCCAAGTTCGACGTCTCAG GGCTGACGACGGAGCAGATGCTGcggaaggacctcaaagcccttgCTGGTGATGAGCTGCTCCTCGCCATCAGCAGCATCTACGTGGACATGGAG GCGTTCCTGCACCGGCCGGGCTTGCTGCAGGACCTGGACGCTTTCTGCCAAGCCCGGGGCTACGCCGGGCTGGTGGCCATGACTATCTCTTTTAACGAGCACAACGAGCCCTCGCGGCAGCTCGCCGTCTACAGCCGGAGTGAGACCCTCCGGAGCACG ATTTGCCGGGCGCTGGAGGAGGCCACCACACCGTCCCTGCTCCTGCAACCCCTCCCGAGCCCTTGGGCCTGCGTGGGCGCCTACGCCCAGGGCAACGCGTTGGCGTCACGGAAGAAGGTGCTGCCCATCCTGCGGGCGGCCCTGGGGGGAGCGGGTGCTGCTGGGGGGCCCGACGAGGAGGCGATCCCACCGCCCACCCCGGTGAACAGCCTGGTGGAGGAGTCGCCTCTGGCACAGCCCGTGCCACCCCTCTGTCCCCAAGAGGTCCTGGAGCGCGTCAGCCGCATCGCTGCGGAGCAGCCCCCCGCCTCCTCGGAATGA
- the CERS2 gene encoding ceramide synthase 2, translated as MLQTLYSYFWWERLWLPANLTWADLEDRDGRVYAKASDLYVTIPLAFLFLVVRHLFETYVATPLAGLLNVKEKIRLKAAPNPVLEKFYAATTKHPKQADVELLSKQSGCTVRQVERWFRRRRNQDRPSLLKKFREASWRFTFYLIAFIAGMAVIVDKPWFYDLREVWKGYPIQSMLPSQYWYYMIELSFYWSLLFSIASDVKRKDFKEQIIHHVATIILISFSWFANYIRAGTLIMALHDSSDYLLESAKMFNYAGWRNTCNNIFIVFAAVFIVTRLVILPFWIMHCTVVYPLDLYPAFFGYYFFNFMMVVLQSLHVFWAYLIIRMAQKFITGKVVEDERSDREETDNSEEEEEAAKNGPLSNGHPVLNNNHRKTD; from the exons ATGTTGCAGACCCTGTACAGCTACTTCTGGTGGGAGCGGCTCTGGCTGCCGGCGAACCTCACCTGGGCCGACCTGGAGGACCGCGATGGCCGCGTCTACGCCAAAGCCTCCGATCTCTACGTCACCATCCCCTTGGCCTTCCTCTTCCTCGTCGTCCGGCACCTCTTTGAGAC GTACGTGGCCACCCCCCTGGCCGGGCTCCTCAACGTCAAGGAGAAGATCCGGTTAAAAGCCGCCCCCAATCCTGTGCTGGAGAAGTTCTACGCTGCCACCACCAAGCACCCCAAGCAG GCCGACGTGGAGCTGCTGTCCAAGCAGAGCGGCTGCACCGTGCGGCAGGTGGAGCGCTGGTTCCGCCGCCGCCGCAACCAGGACCGGCCCAGCCTCCTCAAGAAATTCCGGGAGGCCAG TTGGAGATTCACGTTTTACCTTATTGCTTTCATTGCTGGCATGGCTGTCATAGTGGAT AAACCCTGGTTCTATGACCTCCGGGAGGTGTGGAAGGGCTACCCCATCCAG AGCATGCTGCCCTCCCAGTACTGGTACTACATGATCGAGCTCTCCTTCTACTGGTCTCTACTCTTCAGCATCGCCTCTGACGTCAAGCGCAAG GACTTCAAAGAACAAATCATCCACCACGTGGccaccatcatcctcatcagCTTCTCCTGGTTTGCCAACTACATCCGTGCAGGGACGCTCATCATGGCCCTGCACGACTCCTCGGATTATCTGCTGGAG TCCGCCAAGATGTTCAACTACGCTGGCTGGAGAAACACCTGCAATAACATCTTCATCGTCTTCGCTGCCGTCTTCATCGTCACCCGCCTGGTCATCCTGCCCTTCTG GATCATGCACTGCACGGTGGTTTATCCTCTGGATCTCTATCCTGCCTTCTTCGGATACTACTTCTTCAACTTCATGATGGTGGTGCTGCAGTCGCTGCACGTCTTCTGGGCCTACCTCATCATCCGCATGGCCCAGAAGTTCATAACTGGAAAG GTGGTGGAGGACGAGAGGAGCGACCGGGAGGAGACGGACAActcggaggaggaggaggaggcggcgaaGAACGGGCCCTTGTCCAACGGCCACCCCGTCCTCAACAACAACCACCGCAAAACCGACTGA
- the MINDY1 gene encoding ubiquitin carboxyl-terminal hydrolase MINDY-1 isoform X1, with the protein MEQPLEHRGMEPSPSSDEGTLQIPDPSSDEGTSKLLAPSSDEGDSKLLDRSSDEGTPQLLAPTSDEGTPKLPNPSSDEGTPKLPNPSSDKGTPKLPNPSIDEGTPQLLVLSSDEGNPKLLDPSSDEGTPQLPDASSGEGTPQLPDASSGEQTPQLPVEGAGVPAGVQESPTPAMEAAVPHSGEQDSPPSPGMGQPGCAPRLPSEDAREKEPVEGGGSLPGAPAPSPGAGVVGLQAEPPQASTSSREVGEDFYCVKWITWKGERTPVIMQNANGPCPLLAIMNILFLQWKVKLPPQKEVVTAEELMAHLGDCILSTQPREPSEGLQLNFQQNIHDTMMVLPKLSTGLDVNVRFTGVSHFEYTPECIVFDLLNVPLYHGWLVDPQSLEVVQAVGKLSYNQLVEKIITCKQASDSSLVSEGLVAEQFLETTASQLTYHGLCELTAAVREGELSVFFRNNHFSTMTKHKGHLYLLVTDQGFLQEERVVWESLHNVDGDSCFCDTEFHLSHAPGKEGATVAPLEQQLQQSQVDQDYMIALSLQQQQGQDPSALSDLELARQLQQEEYQHHHPPPQQQQPQAPAQGRTQPGSRPAGERRTRQRPDLDCTLL; encoded by the exons ATGGAGCAGCCGCTGGAGCACAGAGGGATGGAACCGTCTCCTTCCAGCGATGAAGGGACCCTCCAGATCCCAGATCCTTCCAGCGatgaagggacctccaagctcTTGGCCCCTTCCAGTGATGAAGGGGACTCCAAGCTCCTAGATCGTTCCAGTGATGAAGGGACCCCCCAACTCCTGGCCCCTACCAGTGATGAAGGGACCCCCAAGCTCCCAAATCCTTCCAGCGATGAAGGGACCCCCAAGCTCCCAAATCCTTCCAGCGATAAAGGGACCCCCAAGCTCCCAAATCCTTCCATCGATGAAGGGACCCCCCAACTCCTGGTCCTTTCCAGTGATGAGGGGAATCCTAAGCTCCTAGATCCTTCCAGCGATGAAGGGACCCCCCAACTCCCAGATGCTTCCAGTGGGGAAGGGACCCCCCAACTCCCAGATGCTTCCAGTGGAGAACAGACCCCCCAGCTCCCGGTGGAGGGGGCAGGAGTTCCTGCTGGTGTCCAGGAGAGCCCAACACCGGCCATGGAAGCCGCTGTGCCACATTCCGGGGAGCAGGACTCACCTCCCAGCCCTGGTATGGGGCAGCCAGGCTGCGCCCCACGTCTCCCCTCCGAAGATGCGAGGGAGAAAGAGCCTGTGGAGGGTGGGGGGTCCCTGCCGGGTGCCCCTGCGCCCAGCCCAGGTGCCGGGGTGGTGGGGTTACAGGCTGAGCCCCCCCAGGCCTCGACCTCCAGTCGGGAAGTGGGGGAGGATTTTTATTGCGTGAAGTGGATCACCTGGAAAGGCGAGCGGACGCCAGTCATCATGCAGAACGCGAACGGGCCCTGCCCGCTCCTGGCCATCATGAACATCCTCTTCCTACAGTGGAAG GTGAAGCTGCCCCCGCAGAAGGAGGTGGTGACGGCCGAGGAGCTGATGGCACATTTGG GGGATTGCATCCTGTCCACCCAACCCCGGGAGCCGTCGGAGGGGCTGCAGCTCAACTTCCAGCAG AACATCCATGACACCATGATGGTCCTCCCCAAGCTCTCAACAGGGCTGGATGTCAACGTGCGTTTCACGGGTGTCTCACACTTCGAATACACGCCCGAGTGCATCGTCTTCGACCTCCTCAACGTCCCACTCTACCACGGGTGGCTGGTGGACCCCCAG agcctggaggTGGTGCAAGCCGTGGGCAAGCTAAGCTACAACCAACTGGTGGAGAAGATCATCACCTGCAAACAGGCCAGCGACTCCAGCCTGGTGAGCGAAG GGCTGGTGGCCGAGCAGTTCCTGGAGACCACAGCGTCTCAGTTGACCTACCACGGGCTGTGCGAGCTCACGGCTGCCGTCAGGGAGGGAGAGCTCAGCGTCTTCTTCCGTAACAACCACTTCAGCACCATGACCAAGCACAAG GGCCACCTCTACCTGCTGGTGACGGACCAGGGCTtcctgcaggaggagagggTGGTCTGGGAGAGCCTCCACAATGTGGATGGAGACAGCTGCTTCTGCGACACCGAGTTCCACCTCAGCCACGCTCCGGGCAAGGAGGGAGCCACCGTGGCCcccctggagcagcagctccagcagagccAAGTGGACCAG GATTACATGATcgccctgtccctgcagcagcagcagggccaggacCCCTCGGCGCTCAGTGACCTGGAGCTTGCTCgccagctgcagcaggaggagtATCAGCaccatcatcctcctcctcagcagcagcagccacaggcgCCAGCGCAG GGCCGCACGCAGCCGGGCAGCCGGCCGGCCGGCGAGCGGAGGACACGGCAGCGCCCGGACCTGGACTGCACCCTCCTATAA
- the MINDY1 gene encoding ubiquitin carboxyl-terminal hydrolase MINDY-1 isoform X2, whose translation MEQPLEHRGMEPSPSSDEGTLQIPDPSSDEGTSKLLAPSSDEGDSKLLDRSSDEGTPQLLAPTSDEGTPKLPNPSSDEGTPKLPNPSSDKGTPKLPNPSIDEGTPQLLVLSSDEGNPKLLDPSSDEGTPQLPDASSGEGTPQLPDASSGEQTPQLPVEGAGVPAGVQESPTPAMEAAVPHSGEQDSPPSPGMGQPGCAPRLPSEDAREKEPVEGGGSLPGAPAPSPGAGVVGLQAEPPQASTSSREVGEDFYCVKWITWKGERTPVIMQNANGPCPLLAIMNILFLQWKVKLPPQKEVVTAEELMAHLGDCILSTQPREPSEGLQLNFQQNIHDTMMVLPKLSTGLDVNVRFTGVSHFEYTPECIVFDLLNVPLYHGWLVDPQSLEVVQAVGKLSYNQLVEKIITCKQASDSSLVSEGLVAEQFLETTASQLTYHGLCELTAAVREGELSVFFRNNHFSTMTKHKGHLYLLVTDQGFLQEERVVWESLHNVDGDSCFCDTEFHLSHAPGKEGATVAPLEQQLQQSQVDQQQQGQDPSALSDLELARQLQQEEYQHHHPPPQQQQPQAPAQGRTQPGSRPAGERRTRQRPDLDCTLL comes from the exons ATGGAGCAGCCGCTGGAGCACAGAGGGATGGAACCGTCTCCTTCCAGCGATGAAGGGACCCTCCAGATCCCAGATCCTTCCAGCGatgaagggacctccaagctcTTGGCCCCTTCCAGTGATGAAGGGGACTCCAAGCTCCTAGATCGTTCCAGTGATGAAGGGACCCCCCAACTCCTGGCCCCTACCAGTGATGAAGGGACCCCCAAGCTCCCAAATCCTTCCAGCGATGAAGGGACCCCCAAGCTCCCAAATCCTTCCAGCGATAAAGGGACCCCCAAGCTCCCAAATCCTTCCATCGATGAAGGGACCCCCCAACTCCTGGTCCTTTCCAGTGATGAGGGGAATCCTAAGCTCCTAGATCCTTCCAGCGATGAAGGGACCCCCCAACTCCCAGATGCTTCCAGTGGGGAAGGGACCCCCCAACTCCCAGATGCTTCCAGTGGAGAACAGACCCCCCAGCTCCCGGTGGAGGGGGCAGGAGTTCCTGCTGGTGTCCAGGAGAGCCCAACACCGGCCATGGAAGCCGCTGTGCCACATTCCGGGGAGCAGGACTCACCTCCCAGCCCTGGTATGGGGCAGCCAGGCTGCGCCCCACGTCTCCCCTCCGAAGATGCGAGGGAGAAAGAGCCTGTGGAGGGTGGGGGGTCCCTGCCGGGTGCCCCTGCGCCCAGCCCAGGTGCCGGGGTGGTGGGGTTACAGGCTGAGCCCCCCCAGGCCTCGACCTCCAGTCGGGAAGTGGGGGAGGATTTTTATTGCGTGAAGTGGATCACCTGGAAAGGCGAGCGGACGCCAGTCATCATGCAGAACGCGAACGGGCCCTGCCCGCTCCTGGCCATCATGAACATCCTCTTCCTACAGTGGAAG GTGAAGCTGCCCCCGCAGAAGGAGGTGGTGACGGCCGAGGAGCTGATGGCACATTTGG GGGATTGCATCCTGTCCACCCAACCCCGGGAGCCGTCGGAGGGGCTGCAGCTCAACTTCCAGCAG AACATCCATGACACCATGATGGTCCTCCCCAAGCTCTCAACAGGGCTGGATGTCAACGTGCGTTTCACGGGTGTCTCACACTTCGAATACACGCCCGAGTGCATCGTCTTCGACCTCCTCAACGTCCCACTCTACCACGGGTGGCTGGTGGACCCCCAG agcctggaggTGGTGCAAGCCGTGGGCAAGCTAAGCTACAACCAACTGGTGGAGAAGATCATCACCTGCAAACAGGCCAGCGACTCCAGCCTGGTGAGCGAAG GGCTGGTGGCCGAGCAGTTCCTGGAGACCACAGCGTCTCAGTTGACCTACCACGGGCTGTGCGAGCTCACGGCTGCCGTCAGGGAGGGAGAGCTCAGCGTCTTCTTCCGTAACAACCACTTCAGCACCATGACCAAGCACAAG GGCCACCTCTACCTGCTGGTGACGGACCAGGGCTtcctgcaggaggagagggTGGTCTGGGAGAGCCTCCACAATGTGGATGGAGACAGCTGCTTCTGCGACACCGAGTTCCACCTCAGCCACGCTCCGGGCAAGGAGGGAGCCACCGTGGCCcccctggagcagcagctccagcagagccAAGTGGACCAG cagcagcagggccaggacCCCTCGGCGCTCAGTGACCTGGAGCTTGCTCgccagctgcagcaggaggagtATCAGCaccatcatcctcctcctcagcagcagcagccacaggcgCCAGCGCAG GGCCGCACGCAGCCGGGCAGCCGGCCGGCCGGCGAGCGGAGGACACGGCAGCGCCCGGACCTGGACTGCACCCTCCTATAA